The Thermotoga sp. SG1 genome includes a window with the following:
- a CDS encoding 4Fe-4S dicluster domain-containing protein, translating into MITVRRILIREEYCMGCKLCEINCVAAQVGTGNLIKVYKYVPELPEPNVIIEEHDYVTFALQCRNCDDPSCLKACMTGAMHRDPETGAIKVNQEKCVGCWMCIMACPFGAVRRSTKEKKVASKCDLCIDRGTPACVEGCPNEALVLVEVRV; encoded by the coding sequence GTGATAACTGTGAGGAGAATTCTCATCAGAGAAGAGTACTGTATGGGGTGCAAACTCTGTGAAATAAACTGTGTGGCGGCCCAGGTGGGGACGGGAAATCTCATAAAGGTTTACAAATATGTCCCGGAACTTCCTGAACCGAATGTGATCATTGAAGAGCACGACTACGTCACTTTCGCACTTCAGTGCAGAAATTGTGATGATCCTTCGTGTCTGAAGGCCTGTATGACAGGGGCAATGCACAGAGACCCAGAAACGGGAGCCATAAAGGTGAACCAGGAAAAATGTGTTGGATGCTGGATGTGTATCATGGCATGTCCGTTTGGTGCTGTAAGGAGAAGTACGAAGGAGAAGAAGGTGGCTTCCAAATGTGATCTCTGCATCGACAGAGGAACCCCTGCTTGTGTTGAAGGTTGTCCGAACGAAGCCCTTGTTCTTGTTGAGGTGAGAGTATGA
- a CDS encoding NAD(P)/FAD-dependent oxidoreductase, which yields MRYVVVGSGPAGLNAIEAIRELDKDGEILLITTEKYVGYSRPLITYLLGRKVTEEKMYYRTEDYLKEMGVLLKPATRVEKVIPKEKIIVTSQGERIAYDKLLLAVGGKPFVPKIEGLEGKKGVFTFTTWEDEEEVERYIKESNVKEAVVLGGGLIGLKTTEALMELGVKVTIVELADRILSVTFDKKASEIITNALKREGCDVITNDTVVAVRGENTVSSVVLRSGKEIPTKLLIVAIGVRPNVDFLKDSGIEINRGIVVNEKMETSEKDIYAAGDCAEFYDLIDGQRKTIAIWPVAVAQGRVAGYNMAGGNVRYPGGIPMNSVELAGIPTISVGHTNVEGDEYEILTYEEGNTYKKMVIKDNKLIGAVLVNDIDRAGIYTGLILQKLDVSSFKDKLLNENFGLVYLPKEFRKKMLEGEVKIWLE from the coding sequence ATGAGGTACGTTGTGGTCGGATCAGGACCAGCCGGTTTGAATGCGATAGAGGCGATCAGGGAACTCGATAAAGATGGAGAAATTCTCCTCATAACTACAGAAAAGTACGTTGGATACTCCAGACCTCTCATCACCTATCTTCTAGGAAGAAAAGTCACAGAAGAGAAGATGTACTACAGAACAGAGGATTATCTGAAAGAAATGGGAGTTTTGTTAAAACCTGCCACGAGGGTAGAGAAGGTGATCCCAAAAGAAAAAATCATTGTAACCAGCCAGGGGGAAAGGATAGCATACGATAAACTTCTTCTTGCCGTAGGCGGAAAACCCTTTGTTCCAAAGATAGAGGGCCTTGAGGGAAAGAAAGGAGTTTTCACCTTCACCACCTGGGAAGACGAAGAAGAAGTAGAAAGATATATAAAAGAAAGCAACGTGAAAGAAGCTGTTGTGCTTGGTGGAGGATTGATCGGTCTTAAGACGACAGAGGCGTTGATGGAACTTGGAGTGAAGGTGACCATCGTTGAGCTTGCAGATAGAATTCTCTCCGTTACGTTCGACAAAAAAGCCTCTGAGATCATCACCAATGCGCTAAAAAGAGAGGGATGCGATGTAATCACAAACGACACCGTTGTGGCAGTGAGAGGTGAAAACACAGTATCTTCTGTTGTTCTGAGAAGTGGAAAGGAAATTCCCACCAAACTTCTCATCGTTGCTATAGGTGTTAGGCCAAATGTAGATTTTCTCAAAGATTCTGGTATAGAGATCAACAGGGGTATCGTGGTGAACGAAAAAATGGAAACAAGTGAAAAGGATATCTACGCGGCAGGAGACTGCGCAGAGTTCTACGACTTGATCGATGGTCAGCGAAAAACGATAGCCATCTGGCCCGTTGCCGTTGCTCAGGGAAGAGTCGCAGGCTATAACATGGCAGGTGGGAACGTGAGATACCCCGGTGGTATTCCTATGAACTCTGTCGAACTTGCAGGAATTCCCACCATATCCGTTGGACACACCAACGTCGAAGGTGACGAGTATGAGATCCTCACTTACGAAGAAGGAAACACCTACAAAAAGATGGTCATAAAGGACAACAAACTCATAGGTGCTGTTCTCGTTAACGATATAGACAGGGCGGGAATTTACACAGGACTCATTCTTCAGAAACTGGATGTGTCTTCTTTCAAAGACAAACTACTCAACGAAAACTTTGGCCTTGTGTACCTTCCGAAGGAGTTCAGAAAGAAGATGCTGGAGGGGGAAGTCAAGATATGGTTAGAATAG
- a CDS encoding ROK family transcriptional regulator, with product MPSPLLRKENKLKVIKHILESGKVTRSDLSQELGLAHSTLSYIIDELNEENFLLIEEVKSKKGRPYQILSVNPERFSVIGVKVGREEVRGVLFDAFLNPIREHRVSILAPMRNNEGYTEALRETVENLFSENLLGIGICSSGLVKDQEVVVSHVMNVRNWRPKDVLEDFERVIVMNDADALCREISQRTDSDFLLISYGVGIGASLFKNGRIEHLEMGHVIVSSDGKCYCGQTGCLEYHSSEYAVLKSYLGSEIDFEDFISNEEEKYRSFIEEIRKKAKENFESVKKHYEEAFKHLSVAVGDVLMSTGVSQVFLVGEGAVSEDMAKLLEKMIKERFNREFIDEVEYHLASASWMLGAARAVVERYLSDILK from the coding sequence GTGCCCTCTCCTTTGCTTCGAAAAGAGAACAAGTTGAAGGTTATAAAACACATACTGGAAAGTGGAAAGGTTACCCGGAGCGATCTTTCGCAAGAACTGGGACTTGCCCACAGCACTTTGAGTTACATTATCGATGAGTTGAACGAAGAAAACTTTCTCTTAATCGAGGAAGTCAAATCAAAAAAAGGAAGACCTTATCAGATTTTGAGTGTAAATCCTGAAAGATTCAGTGTGATCGGAGTGAAAGTTGGTCGAGAGGAAGTGCGCGGTGTGCTCTTTGATGCATTCCTGAATCCTATTAGAGAGCATAGAGTAAGTATTCTCGCACCGATGAGAAACAACGAAGGTTACACGGAAGCACTCAGAGAAACGGTTGAGAATCTTTTCTCGGAGAATCTGCTTGGAATAGGTATTTGCTCTTCTGGACTTGTGAAGGATCAAGAGGTAGTCGTTTCTCATGTGATGAACGTGAGAAACTGGAGGCCAAAGGATGTTCTGGAAGATTTTGAAAGAGTAATTGTAATGAACGATGCTGACGCTTTGTGTCGTGAGATTTCTCAAAGAACAGATTCTGACTTTCTTCTCATAAGCTACGGAGTGGGAATAGGTGCAAGTCTTTTCAAAAACGGAAGGATCGAGCATCTGGAAATGGGCCACGTGATAGTATCATCCGACGGGAAATGTTATTGTGGACAGACAGGATGTCTGGAGTATCACTCGTCTGAGTACGCTGTCTTGAAGTCCTATCTTGGATCAGAGATTGATTTTGAGGATTTCATTTCGAACGAAGAGGAAAAATACAGATCCTTCATTGAAGAGATAAGAAAAAAGGCGAAGGAGAATTTTGAGTCGGTGAAGAAACACTACGAAGAAGCTTTCAAACATCTTTCTGTTGCTGTGGGCGATGTTCTCATGAGCACGGGTGTTTCTCAGGTTTTTCTTGTAGGAGAAGGTGCTGTGAGTGAAGACATGGCAAAGTTGCTAGAGAAAATGATTAAAGAGCGTTTCAATCGAGAGTTCATAGACGAAGTGGAATATCATTTGGCGAGCGCAAGCTGGATGCTCGGCGCGGCTCGGGCGGTTGTTGAGAGGTACCTTTCCGACATTTTGAAATGA
- a CDS encoding glycosyltransferase, with amino-acid sequence MDVKLRERSIEEYRPIIHNEVDTIRKLAEPLKGMKILHVNATAYGGGVAEILHNLVPLMKSVGLDAKWRVIEAPDEFFNVTKKFHNTLQGAEIEISDEEWDFYEKVCQENIGLIQDEEVIVIHDPQPAAVRKYVDSNDKKWIWRCHIDLSTPNKKIWERFSHYLKGYDKLVFHLEEYFPEDWKEKSIAFPPSIDPLSEKNRDLDEDTIKSVLERLEIDSTRPLITVVARFDPWKDLFSAIDVYRLVKKEIPEVQLAIVSAMATDDPEGWFFYEKVLRYAGIDEDIKFCTNLKGVGNIEVNAIQRATTVALHTATREGFGLVISEALYKKVPVVARPVGGVKIQVKHGENGYLAWEKEKLAEYVIKLIKDEELRKRMGENGKKTVVENFIITVHLKNYLKTFLDLLR; translated from the coding sequence ATGGATGTCAAACTGAGGGAAAGAAGTATAGAAGAATACAGGCCAATAATTCACAACGAAGTGGACACGATCAGAAAACTCGCAGAACCATTGAAAGGTATGAAGATACTCCACGTGAACGCAACGGCCTACGGAGGAGGAGTCGCTGAAATTCTCCACAACCTCGTTCCATTAATGAAATCGGTGGGTCTTGACGCTAAATGGAGAGTTATAGAAGCACCTGATGAGTTTTTCAACGTCACAAAGAAATTCCATAACACTTTGCAGGGTGCAGAGATAGAAATTTCAGACGAAGAATGGGACTTCTACGAGAAGGTTTGTCAAGAGAACATTGGTTTAATCCAAGATGAAGAAGTGATAGTGATACACGATCCTCAGCCCGCCGCAGTGAGAAAGTATGTAGATTCGAACGATAAAAAGTGGATCTGGAGGTGCCATATCGATCTTTCCACTCCAAACAAAAAGATCTGGGAGAGATTTTCCCATTATCTGAAAGGATACGACAAACTCGTGTTTCATCTGGAAGAATACTTTCCAGAAGACTGGAAAGAGAAAAGCATTGCTTTCCCACCGAGCATAGATCCACTGAGTGAAAAAAACCGCGATCTTGACGAAGATACGATAAAGAGTGTTCTTGAAAGATTGGAAATAGATTCAACAAGGCCACTGATCACAGTCGTTGCGCGTTTTGACCCTTGGAAAGATCTTTTCAGTGCTATAGATGTTTACAGGCTCGTGAAAAAGGAAATTCCCGAGGTTCAACTTGCTATAGTTTCCGCTATGGCAACGGATGATCCGGAGGGCTGGTTTTTCTACGAGAAAGTGCTTCGTTACGCAGGAATTGACGAAGATATAAAGTTCTGCACCAACTTGAAAGGGGTTGGAAACATAGAAGTGAACGCCATCCAAAGGGCTACAACTGTCGCATTACACACGGCAACAAGGGAAGGTTTCGGTCTTGTGATAAGTGAAGCACTTTACAAGAAGGTTCCGGTTGTTGCAAGACCTGTTGGAGGAGTTAAGATACAAGTGAAGCACGGAGAGAATGGTTATCTGGCATGGGAAAAAGAAAAGCTGGCAGAATATGTGATAAAGCTTATAAAAGATGAAGAGCTTCGAAAAAGAATGGGAGAAAACGGAAAGAAAACCGTCGTTGAGAACTTCATCATCACCGTGCATCTTAAGAATTACCTGAAAACTTTTCTGGACCTTCTGAGGTGA